The following are from one region of the Homalodisca vitripennis isolate AUS2020 unplaced genomic scaffold, UT_GWSS_2.1 ScUCBcl_8433;HRSCAF=16548, whole genome shotgun sequence genome:
- the LOC124374440 gene encoding LOW QUALITY PROTEIN: lysosomal acid glucosylceramidase-like (The sequence of the model RefSeq protein was modified relative to this genomic sequence to represent the inferred CDS: deleted 2 bases in 1 codon): VDIPCAARFGDSGYVCVCNATYCDTQLPITPCWPVSHISSPVIHTPGFNSAQGPVGYPQNVLTDGEQYTTAIITVNTTAKFQKLKGIGGSFTDSFCLNVKNLSEAAGRNLLSSYFSSTGIEYKLGRVPIASSDFSTRTYTYDDTVGDTALKYFNLTEEDFLLKIPTIEAAKALSRHNLSLIGATWTSPSWTKTNKNFPPGYLQREYYQYWAQYLIRFLDEYSKVGIDFWAVSAGNEPINPFIIGKMFDINSVLWMPMDYRKFVKDHLGPLLRASPHNTTKLITLDDTRWYLLWWMDTVMRDPEVADYIDGVALHWYRDTQCPPDLLDQVFRQYNKFIIYTEACIIPRLDPGLTVDLGSWRRAEIYITDIIESDSMDWNMALNTQGGPRYPPHGGTDSPVIVNASADEFYKNPMFYGLGHFSKFIAEGSYRVNSTSTLPAIKVLTTINPDGSTSVFLYNQGENNTNILINDINKRTAIRVNITARSMNTVVWW, from the exons GTGTGGATATACCATGCGCAGCTCGATTCGGGGATAGTGGttacgtgtgtgtgtgtaatgcCACCTACTGCGATACGC AACTACCCATCACCCCCTGTTGGCCAGTTTCACACATATCTTCACCAGTAATTCACACTCCAGGATTTAACTCTGCACAGGGTCCTGTGGGATACCCTCAAAATGTGCTAACTGATGGTG AGCAATATACAACAGCTATCATAACAGTAAACACTACCGCAAAATTCCAAAAACTCAAAGGGATTGGAGGTTCTTTTACAGACTCTTTCTGTTTGAATGTGAAGAACCTTAGTGAGGCTGCAGGAAGAAACCTTCTTAG TTCATACTTCTCATCAACTGGAATTGAGTATAAACTAGGAAGAGTGCCCATAGCTAGTTCAGATTTTTCTACAAGAACTTACACTTATGATGACACTGTAGGAGATACTGCTCTGAAATATTTCAATCTTACAGAAGAGGATTTTCTTCTCAAG ATTCCAACGATAGAGGCAGCAAAGGCACTCAGTCGACACAACTTATCTCTGATCGGAGCTACGTGGACCAGTCCCTCATGGACTAAAACCAACAAAAACTTTCCTCCGGGTTATCTGCAAAGGGAGTATTACCAATACTGGGCTCAGTATCTGATACG ATTTCTTGATGAATACAGCAAAGTAGGTATTGACTTCTGGGCAGTATCAGCTGGGAACGAGCCAATTAACCCCTTCATAATTGGGAAAATGTTTGATATCAACAGTGTGTTGTGGATGCCTATGGACTATAGAAAATTTGTGAAAGACCACCTAGGGCCACTCCTGCGAGCTTCTCCTCACAACACTACTAAGTTGATAACCTTAGATGATACCCGCTGGTACCTACTGTGGTGGATGGACACG GTGATGAGAGATCCTGAAGTGGCTGATTACATAGATGGTGTTGCTTTGCACTGGTACAGAGATACCCAGTGTCCTCCTGACCTCTTGGACCAGGTCTTCCGACAGTACAACAAATTCATCATTTACACTGAGGCCTGCATAATTCCACGACTTGATC cgGGACTGACGGTTGATTTGGGATCCTGGAGACGTGCTGAAATCTACATTACAGATATAATTGAG TCGGATTCAATGGACTGGAACATGGCACTGAATACTCAAGGAGGACCAAGATATCCTCCACATGGAGGCACTGACAGTCCCGTCATTGTTAATGCTTCTGCAGACGAATTCTATAAGAACCCCATGTTTTACGGGTTAGgtcatttttccaaatttatagcAGAAGGCTCTTATCGTGTGAACTCCACCTCTACATTACCTGCAATTAAAGTCCTTACTACGATCAACCCAGATGGAAGTACTTCTGTATTCTTATATAATCA GGGTGAAAATAATACCAACATTCTAATCAATGACATCAACAAGAGGACAGCAATACGTGTCAATATTACTGCAAGATCCATGAACACTGTTGTCTGGTGGTAA